Below is a window of Desulfarculaceae bacterium DNA.
ATTACAAGGCATTACTACAAAAAATTGCTGCGATCAGATGGCCCTCACGCCACGCGGGACTCTTATAGCTTATCGCAGCTTTCAGCATGTGGCGTTAAGGGCTTGTTTAACACCTCTTGCCCGACTATGTGGAGCCTTAATCAACGAGATGCGGCTCGTATTGGTAATAATAAGAGATGTCTTTTTTGTCTTACCGATTATGCAAGAGATGAGGAAGCCGATGATAATTTGATTAGAAAATTGGCAAAAATATATAATGGCGGTTTGATCTTTTTCCCGCAGGGCTCTCATGATTTGGAATATTTCCATAGCTTGCCGGCATCCATTGAGATGGCCGACAATATCTTGGTATTGTCACACCAGTACGAACAATTGATTAACTACGACAATGCCAAGGATCTAGATTATGTTGGAACCCGTCTGCATGCAGGAGTTTGGTGCCTCTCCAAAGGCATTCCGAGTCTTATCTTATCTGTGGATAACAGGGCGTGGGAAATAGGTGCCGACACCGGCCTGCCGGTAATAAAAAGAGGTGATTGGGATGCCTTGTCGCGGTGGCATTCAGGGGCTGATTTTAATAATATGATATCCATACCCCAGAGTGCGATCGATGCTTGGAAAGACGAGGCGCTAAAAGTAGCCGAAAAAACCCAGCGAGGTTAGCGCTTGCCAAGCAATTAACTACTCGAAGAAATTTATTCCCTCACCATAATTGTTCGTTATCACGCAGCGATGATGCCTGCATTCCCCCGGCTTTTTTGCGGTCTTTCATCTCCCGATACCACTCAATGGTGTTCTTGAGGCCCTCTTCGAAACCCACCTGAGCGGTGAAGCCGAACTCTTCCTTGGCCCGCTCCACGTCCAGACGGCGGCGGGGCTGGCCGTCGGGCTTGGATGGGTCCCAGCGTATCTCGCCCGTGAAGCCGGTGAGCTTGGCGATCAGCTCCACCAGGTCCTTGATGGAGATCTCCATGTCGCAGCCCAGGTTCACCGGGTCGGACTTGTCGTAGCGCTCGCTGG
It encodes the following:
- a CDS encoding polysaccharide pyruvyl transferase family protein, encoding MTKLKLTIFDPSIENNQGMLSLNLGDLIIRDSINAVLDDIFPDAELTRVSTHSFPNKDAIDKVQQSDLAIVAGTNILSSHVLKYDQWKLKKGLLTYVNPPSMNTILLGVGWWQYQDKPDFITRHYYKKLLRSDGPHATRDSYSLSQLSACGVKGLFNTSCPTMWSLNQRDAARIGNNKRCLFCLTDYARDEEADDNLIRKLAKIYNGGLIFFPQGSHDLEYFHSLPASIEMADNILVLSHQYEQLINYDNAKDLDYVGTRLHAGVWCLSKGIPSLILSVDNRAWEIGADTGLPVIKRGDWDALSRWHSGADFNNMISIPQSAIDAWKDEALKVAEKTQRG